TtttcaacaacaaaagaaattaatgCTGCTGCCCACACACATATGAATTGCTAGTCAGGTAACCCACTTCTGAGAAAACCAGAATACCCTGCTTTAAAAGGACAGACGAAAATTTGTTTTAGAAGCTCAGTGGGGGAGGAATCCAATTTCGTGGGCAGACTTACCTGTGTAGTAATGAACTGACCGGCCTCCCTTCCAGTGGACGGCATGCTGCTGGGCATGGACAAGGAGGTGTGGGAGATCACAGACACGTCTCACAACGTCATCCGAACCCAGGGGGAATGGGAGCTCTTGGGCATCAACAAGGCcaccccaaagatgtccatgggCAACAACCTATATGACCAGATCATGTTCTATGTGAGTCCAGGGGTCCCTGTTTGACTTCTGATCCCAGCAGCTTCGTGATTGTCCTCTTGACCTAATGCTCTTTGGGAAGTGAAAAAGAAGCTCCAGGCCGGGatcagtggttcacacctgtaatcccaacactttgggaggccgaggtgggcggatcacctgaggtcaggagttcaagaccagcctggccaacatggtgaaaccccgtctctactaaaaaaaaaaaaaaaaattagccaggtgtggtggtacatgcctgtagttccagctactcgggaggctgagacaggagaatcgcttgaacccaggaggtggaggctgcagtgagctgagatagtgcccctgcactccagcctgggcaagacagtgagactccatctcaaaaaaaaaaaaaaaaagttccagaggGTTGGGCGCCTGCTCCCCACTGCCCCATCTACCTAATTACCCTGAAGCAGGATCCCCAAGGCCTCCCCCGCTCCCCATTCACCCACTCCTCATTCACCCGCTGCTGCTCTGGAGAGGGGAGGAATGGCTGGACTGTAATAAGCCCTGCCACTCAGAATGGAACAGCTCACCCCTACTGCTCACAATGACTTCAAGGGTCCACTTGCACCTAAAATTCTCCAGTCATTGTGTTCCTAGTAGGttaaaaatgaatgcaaattaGACAACAAATCAGAGGCCGCTATGTAGACGAGCACAATTAAATGTGCAAATGTTACTTAAAAAGATCGTCCCCAGCAGCCTCACAGCACATTGGCAAGGATTAGGGGTCAGATATACAAATTGAGCCCTCTGCCATCTATTTATCTGCCATCTTCTCTGGTCTCTTTCCAGGTGGCCATCAGGCACAGGCCCAGCCTCTACATCATAAACCTGCTGGTGCCCAGTAGCTTTCTGATTGCCATTGACGCCCTCAGCTTCTACCTGCCAGCAGAGAGCGAGAATCACGCCCCATTCAAGATAACGCTTCTGCTGGGCTGCAACGTCTTCCTGCTCATGATGAATGACTTGCTTCCTGCCAGTGGCAACCCCTTCATCAGTATGGCTCCTCCCACTTTCCGGAGGAGAAAAGGCACCCAGGGCCAGGGAGGAGGGCCAGGAGAAATGGCTGCTGCTCCgccgaaggaaggaaggaaggggctgtGAAAGAAGACTGGATTTAGGAAAGAGGCATGAGAAATACTTACAGATAAATTTGCCTGGTTTACTTATAATTTGTTCTGCCCTCAGGTGTCTACTTCGCCCTGTCCCTCTCCCTGATGGTGGGCAGCCTGCTGGAGACCATCTTCATTACCTACCTGCTGCACGTGGCCACCACCCAGCCCGCACCCCTGCCTCTGTGGTTCCACTCCCTGCTGCTCCACTGCACCAGCCCAGGGAGATGCTGtcccactgcagcctggaaggGAAATAAAGGCCTGGGTCTCACCCCCACCCACCTGCCTGGTGAGGGAAGTCAGCACTGCCCACACTCCTCTAATCCTGTCCCTTCCCACTTCATGGCTGAGCCTCTGTCCTCTCCACAGGCACAAAGGAGGCGGGGGAGTTAACAGGGAAGCAGCTGGGACCCAGAGAGACCGAGCTAGATGGGGGCTCAGGATGCACAAAGACCCAGCTAATGGAGCAGTGGGTGCAGTTCAGCCACGCGATAGACACCCTGCTCTACCAGACTCACTTTCCTTATCTTAGCCACTTATCCCCAGTGACTACCATGTCCCCTTCTAAATTCCAAAAACTCCAGCACAGTACTACCAAGCAGGTTCAGGATGGCCCTGGACAATTTCctgtctgttgctcaggctgcgtATTCCTGCTCACCTTCAGTCTCCCTGAGCTACCACCTAACTCCTCACTCCCTGATCAATGGAAGTCCAGGTCAGTGGAGTCTCTCCTTGATCAATCACCCCAATAAACAACTTTCCAGGAACTACTGGctcttcagtttgtttgtttatttatttatttattgagacagagtcttgctctgtcacccaggctggagtgcagtggtgccatctcagctcactgcaacctccacctcccaggctcaagtgattctcatatctcagcctcctgagtagctgggattacaggtgcacaccatcacacccaggtaatttttgtatttttagtagagacggggtttcgccatgttggccaggctggtctggaactcctgacctcaagtgttctgcctgcctcggcctcccaaagtgctgggattacaagcgtgagccacctcatccagccCTCTTCGTTATATTTATTACAAACTCTGGGGTGGAGACTCCTCTTGCAGAAGCTTTGATACTTCCCCCTAAGCAGGTGTAATCTGATGTGATGTTAAGGGTTTTAGACACTTTCAGAGTTTTATAAGAATAAGAAAGACAAGTCTTATTTGtgagaaattatttcatttgcaataaaatatttacaaatgcaaAGTGTTCCTTTCAGCAaccatttctttttcactttccttCACCTCTCATTCCTGAAATTgctctttaaaataaatcatacattatgtcattcttttttattctaacGGGTTTCTCTTACTTCATAACATCAAACAGAGTGGGATTTCTAAATATGCGTGCTTGAGGctgggtggcttatgcctgtaatcccagcactttaggaggccaaggagagaggccaggagtttgagcccagcctgggcaacaaagagagaccttgtctctacaaaaataataattaactaattaattaattaaaaattagccaggtgcaatggtacatgcctgtagtcctagctactcgagggACTAAAGTAgaaggatcgctggagcccagttcaaagttacagggagccatgatcgcacccttgcaatccagcttgggcaacagagcaagaaccagtctcttaaaaataaaataaaaccaaaaaaaagttttttaagttCCCTGTTAATAGTAGTTCACAGCAGGGctcggtagctcatgcctgtaatcctagcactttgggaggctgaggcgggcggatctcaaggtcaggagttcaagaccagtctggccaatatggtgaaaccccatctctactaaaaatacaaaaactagccgggcgtggtggtgggcacctgtagtcccagctactttggaggctgaggcagaagaattgattgaacctggaaggcggaggt
This sequence is a window from Macaca fascicularis isolate 582-1 chromosome 2, T2T-MFA8v1.1. Protein-coding genes within it:
- the HTR3C gene encoding 5-hydroxytryptamine receptor 3C, producing the protein MEGGWPARGGVLLCLTVSLLLQGKGDAFTINCSGFDQHGVDPAAFQAVFDRKAFCPFTNYSIPTHVNISFTLSAILGVDAQLQLLTSFLWMDLVWDNPFISWNPKECVGINKLTVLAENLWLPDIFIMESMDVSQMPSGLTAYISSEGQIKYNKPMRVTSICNLDIFYFPFDQQNCTFTFSSFLHTVDGMLLGMDKEVWEITDTSHNVIRTQGEWELLGINKATPKMSMGNNLYDQIMFYVAIRHRPSLYIINLLVPSSFLIAIDALSFYLPAESENHAPFKITLLLGCNVFLLMMNDLLPASGNPFISVYFALSLSLMVGSLLETIFITYLLHVATTQPAPLPLWFHSLLLHCTSPGRCCPTAAWKGNKGLGLTPTHLPGTKEAGELTGKQLGPRETELDGGSGCTKTQLMEQWVQFSHAIDTLLYQTHFPYLSHLSPVTTMSPSKFQKLQHSTTKQVQDGPGQFPVCCSGCVFLLTFSLPELPPNSSLPDQWKSRSVESLLDQSPQ